The genomic region ATGAAATGATCACACTCGATGATTCATCGATGTAACCGACTATTTCATGGTCATAGTCTTGTCGAGCCTGTTCTGAATGTATGTGGCTTGGATGAAAAATCTTCAATCAAAACTTTACAAAGAAAATAAATGCACTATAAATACATTCAAAGTCAATCCCCTTTCTGTGTGAACATCCAAATGAATCTTTCAAGATTCATCTTGGACGGGGGTGTCTAAATGTTCGATCTTAGCGATATCGATTTTGAGATGATATTCAAGAGATATGATATCCTGGTAGAGGCCAAAGAGAGTCCAGAGGAGATCGCGGCCAAGATCTTGCCCAAAGACCCATTCCTGAAGAAGGTGGCCGAGGACGTTGTTCAGATGCGATATAAGGACATCGAGGCGGACACCAAGGCCGCTCTGACCAAGTTTAGCCCGGAAGAGCTGGTCGACAAAGGACTCCTTAGAGGGATGGAAGTGGTCAGCGAGCTGTACGGTCGGGGCATCTATTATCTGCCTCAGGTCATGGTGGCTTCGGACGCCTTCGACCTCGGTCTGAAGTTCGCCGAGAGGACCATGAAGGGACAGTTCCTAGGCAAAGGCAAGGTGGTGATGCACGTTGCCGAAGGGGACCCTCATGACATTGGAAAGAATATTGCAGTGGTAATGTTGAGGTCCAATGGATTCGGAGTGATTGACATGGGCCGCGACGTACCTGTCGATGATGTGGTCAAAACGGTGATCAAGACCGATGCAGTGATCCTTACAGGTACTGCCCTTATGACAGCCACGATGTCAGCATTCCCGAAGATCGCTCAGAAACTGTTGGAGAAAGGGATCGAGTTGCCTTTCATATGTGCTGGTGGGGCCGTGAACCGAAGCTACGTCGAGTCGTTCCCCCTGGGCATTTATGCCGAGAAGGCATCCCAAGGACTGGTCCTGGCCAACAAGGCCATCAATGGCTGGGATTGGATAAGGATCAGACAAAACTGGGATGACATCAAAAGCGGAAAGGTCTGAATTTTCTTTAATCGGTCAAACTCATCGATTATTCTATTGTGAATGTGCGAGTTAAGATCAAGTTCAGAAATCTTCTTTAATGTGTAGGTAAGTTCACCTC from Methanomassiliicoccales archaeon harbors:
- a CDS encoding B12-binding domain-containing protein; this encodes MFDLSDIDFEMIFKRYDILVEAKESPEEIAAKILPKDPFLKKVAEDVVQMRYKDIEADTKAALTKFSPEELVDKGLLRGMEVVSELYGRGIYYLPQVMVASDAFDLGLKFAERTMKGQFLGKGKVVMHVAEGDPHDIGKNIAVVMLRSNGFGVIDMGRDVPVDDVVKTVIKTDAVILTGTALMTATMSAFPKIAQKLLEKGIELPFICAGGAVNRSYVESFPLGIYAEKASQGLVLANKAINGWDWIRIRQNWDDIKSGKV